A section of the Bacillus pumilus genome encodes:
- a CDS encoding LLM class flavin-dependent oxidoreductase: MSQSVLKRTAYSVLNLSSVTEGGTIKESFEHSMNLAKKAEKWGYHRYWLAEHHNMEGVASSATSVLIGYIAGGTEKIRVGSGGIMLPNHSSLVIAEQFGTLETLYPGRIDLGLGRAPGTDQLTARALRRNLHNGEDFPEQLEELRQYFKPTGQVKKHVRAVPGEGLDIPIWLLGSSGFSARLAGELGLPFAFAAHFSPKNTIPALELYRQSFRTSDVLKEPYAMVGVTAFAADQTERAEYLATSHYQRFLSLIRNTPGKLKAPVDSMDGLWSPYEKAMVDEQLSSTMIGDKEKVKRELEAFVEATQADEVMINSDMFDHQERMRSYEIIGEIFQEAQEK; encoded by the coding sequence ATGAGTCAATCAGTTTTAAAGCGCACAGCTTATTCCGTTTTAAATTTATCCTCTGTGACAGAAGGCGGTACCATTAAGGAATCTTTTGAACATAGTATGAATTTAGCAAAAAAGGCGGAGAAGTGGGGTTATCATAGATACTGGCTCGCAGAACACCATAATATGGAAGGTGTTGCAAGTTCAGCAACGTCCGTTTTAATAGGGTATATTGCTGGCGGAACCGAAAAAATTCGAGTAGGATCTGGCGGAATTATGCTGCCAAACCACTCTTCACTTGTTATTGCTGAACAATTCGGCACACTTGAGACATTATATCCGGGGAGAATTGATTTAGGTCTTGGAAGAGCACCAGGGACAGATCAGTTAACGGCAAGGGCACTTAGACGTAATCTTCATAATGGAGAAGATTTCCCTGAACAGCTAGAAGAACTTCGGCAATATTTCAAACCAACCGGACAGGTCAAAAAACATGTAAGAGCCGTTCCAGGAGAGGGACTAGACATTCCGATTTGGCTACTTGGTTCAAGTGGATTTAGCGCAAGACTTGCAGGAGAGCTTGGATTGCCATTTGCATTTGCGGCACATTTTTCACCTAAAAATACAATTCCTGCTTTAGAGCTGTATAGACAGTCATTTAGAACTTCTGATGTGTTAAAAGAGCCTTATGCCATGGTGGGGGTGACAGCTTTTGCTGCAGATCAAACAGAGCGAGCTGAATATTTGGCAACGTCTCATTATCAGCGGTTTTTAAGTCTCATTCGAAATACCCCGGGAAAACTCAAAGCGCCTGTCGACAGTATGGACGGTCTTTGGAGTCCATATGAAAAAGCGATGGTGGATGAACAATTAAGTTCGACAATGATCGGAGATAAGGAAAAGGTGAAAAGAGAATTGGAAGCCTTTGTTGAAGCCACTCAAGCAGACGAAGTGATGATTAATTCGGATATGTTTGATCATCAAGAAAGAATGCGTTCATATGAAATTATCGGCGAGATTTTCCAAGAGGCGCAAGAAAAATAA
- a CDS encoding acetate uptake transporter produces MEKQNVQAYRLSIADPTPLGLFGLAMVTLVASSQKLGITDGTSLILPWAIFLGGIAQLIASIQDSKHHNIFGATAFGAFGLFWMGVGTTWLIQAGVFGKTLAEAADPKQLGFAFIGYLIFSLFMTIGAMETHKVLFLIFVFIDCLFLGLSLSSFGVMYDVTHTIAGIAELIISLLSFYGSAAVVLNTHFGRTVLPIGQPFRIFTKA; encoded by the coding sequence ATGGAAAAACAGAATGTTCAAGCTTATCGATTATCAATTGCAGACCCAACACCACTTGGTTTGTTTGGTTTAGCAATGGTGACGCTCGTTGCGTCCTCACAAAAACTAGGAATTACAGATGGCACTTCCCTTATTTTACCTTGGGCTATCTTCCTTGGAGGCATCGCGCAACTGATCGCGTCCATACAAGATTCAAAGCATCATAATATTTTTGGAGCCACTGCCTTTGGCGCATTCGGTCTCTTTTGGATGGGCGTTGGAACGACTTGGCTCATTCAAGCGGGCGTTTTTGGGAAAACGCTTGCGGAAGCAGCAGATCCAAAACAACTAGGTTTTGCGTTTATCGGGTATTTAATTTTCAGCTTGTTTATGACGATTGGTGCAATGGAAACTCATAAAGTATTATTTTTGATTTTCGTCTTTATTGATTGCTTATTCCTTGGTCTTTCCCTAAGCTCGTTTGGTGTGATGTACGACGTGACTCATACCATTGCCGGTATTGCAGAATTGATCATTTCTCTGCTTTCATTTTATGGTTCAGCAGCAGTTGTGCTCAATACTCATTTCGGTCGTACTGTGCTACCAATTGGACAACCATTTCGTATTTTTACAAAAGCATAA
- a CDS encoding uroporphyrinogen-III synthase, with protein sequence MSKGLSGKTIAICGTRKTEEMRTLVEKQGGQAVIRSLQGTVFLAKEELKPGIETFVKKGADWVVLTTGIGTDTLIESAEELDLGEEFMHILSNAQIASRGYKTYAALKKRGIQPDVSDEDGTVRDLIAKLEGKEFQGKRVMVQLHGENAPALIQFLHEKGADVLPLLPYQHTPPEPKAAETLLQEMKDGNVHAVCFTTAVQVHAFFTLAAKWGRKEELQALFEQHVLAVAVGKVTAEALKEEGIDRILTPSLERMGAMIMELSQYMKKQSSHS encoded by the coding sequence TTGAGTAAAGGCTTATCTGGAAAAACGATTGCCATTTGTGGAACGAGAAAAACAGAAGAAATGCGTACACTTGTCGAAAAGCAAGGGGGACAAGCTGTTATTCGTTCTCTTCAAGGAACCGTATTTTTAGCCAAAGAGGAGTTAAAGCCAGGCATTGAAACTTTTGTGAAAAAAGGTGCCGATTGGGTGGTTTTAACCACAGGTATCGGAACTGATACATTAATTGAGAGTGCAGAAGAGCTTGATTTAGGAGAAGAATTTATGCATATTCTATCAAATGCACAAATTGCTTCAAGAGGATACAAAACTTATGCTGCACTCAAAAAACGCGGAATTCAGCCAGACGTGTCTGATGAAGATGGGACAGTACGTGATCTGATCGCAAAGCTTGAAGGCAAAGAGTTTCAAGGCAAACGTGTCATGGTGCAGCTGCACGGGGAAAATGCTCCGGCCCTCATCCAGTTTTTACATGAAAAAGGGGCAGATGTATTGCCACTTTTACCTTATCAGCACACACCACCTGAACCAAAAGCCGCAGAAACATTGCTTCAAGAAATGAAAGACGGAAATGTCCACGCCGTCTGTTTTACAACCGCTGTTCAGGTACACGCCTTTTTCACGTTAGCAGCAAAATGGGGAAGAAAAGAAGAACTTCAAGCGCTATTTGAGCAGCACGTACTGGCAGTAGCTGTTGGAAAAGTCACAGCTGAAGCTTTAAAAGAAGAGGGCATTGACAGGATTCTTACCCCGTCACTTGAGAGAATGGGCGCAATGATTATGGAATTATCTCAATATATGAAAAAACAATCCTCACACTCATAG
- a CDS encoding DedA family protein produces the protein MGTFFNEILTWLTSLGYVGVALGLMIEIIPSEIVLAYGGYMVSTGTIGFVGAVIAGVIGGTLAQCFIYWIGLYGGRPFLTKYGKYLFIHEHHIATAERWFDRYGTGVVFTARFIPVVRHAISIPAGIAKMPFLKFVLLTGLAAIPWSILFIYLGMQLGTKWDHIQSVAHAYTTPIMAIAIVLIVLYFVIKKIRTNRKRTI, from the coding sequence ATGGGAACCTTTTTTAATGAAATTTTAACCTGGCTGACAAGCCTTGGTTATGTAGGTGTAGCTCTAGGTCTGATGATTGAAATCATACCGAGCGAAATTGTACTAGCTTATGGCGGATATATGGTGTCAACAGGAACAATCGGTTTTGTTGGAGCTGTTATCGCTGGCGTCATCGGGGGTACGCTCGCACAGTGTTTTATATACTGGATCGGTCTTTATGGCGGAAGACCTTTTTTAACAAAGTACGGAAAATACTTATTCATCCATGAACATCATATCGCCACTGCAGAGCGCTGGTTTGATCGATATGGAACCGGTGTGGTGTTTACAGCGCGTTTTATTCCTGTTGTCCGCCATGCCATCTCCATTCCAGCTGGTATTGCCAAAATGCCTTTTTTGAAATTTGTTCTCTTGACAGGATTAGCAGCCATCCCTTGGTCGATCTTATTTATCTATCTCGGTATGCAGCTTGGGACAAAGTGGGATCACATTCAAAGCGTTGCTCACGCTTATACAACTCCTATTATGGCCATTGCAATCGTCTTGATCGTTCTCTATTTCGTCATAAAAAAAATTCGGACGAACCGAAAACGGACAATCTAA
- a CDS encoding excisionase family DNA-binding protein — protein sequence MYLTIEETAEYLEVSEAYIEKLIQQKKIRFVFDGESYLIYQGQFQTHIKQLEQYKELVQEILNEPIPEDPDVKDED from the coding sequence ATGTATTTAACAATTGAAGAAACAGCTGAATACTTAGAAGTATCTGAGGCGTATATTGAGAAATTAATTCAGCAAAAAAAGATCCGTTTTGTATTTGACGGAGAATCATATCTCATTTATCAAGGACAGTTTCAAACGCATATAAAGCAGCTTGAACAATATAAAGAGCTCGTCCAAGAGATTTTAAATGAACCGATTCCTGAAGATCCAGATGTAAAGGACGAAGATTAG
- a CDS encoding Ger(x)C family spore germination protein has translation MKQYILIGLMLFSLLLTSCAQPRLLDELNISQAAGFDLVEDGEMKGFFVFPVFKSQEQGNYQILSARSNTISNIQFLVSEKSPFPVVMGQVLVILVSEKLAKDVGMIDLMNYIYRDPIIGSRQVFAIVGGEVEDLLYTKMNQTNLNIGVYLSDLLSQNMRNGNQPVTNQHIFMNQMLAKGVDAYLPYIKKTSNTIKVTGVALFDNEKMVGHIPGEDAFTFKAMIENHQNGIYEFQMADHDKTHVVIENIKSHVSYQIKPTNNLTKKPHITIDIKLKGELKEFMKSKKIDKPNILDQVEKEVEKRVAQQGQELVQSFKKQPIDPLGLGLRYRSKDKAMTPEKWQKIYPDADIQIKCHMNIVQTGVSQ, from the coding sequence ATGAAACAGTATATCCTCATAGGTCTCATGTTGTTTAGTCTTTTGTTAACTAGCTGTGCACAGCCACGCCTTTTAGATGAATTAAATATCTCTCAGGCGGCAGGGTTTGATTTGGTCGAAGATGGAGAAATGAAGGGTTTTTTTGTCTTCCCTGTCTTTAAAAGTCAAGAACAAGGAAATTATCAAATATTAAGTGCGAGGTCAAACACGATTAGTAATATTCAGTTTCTTGTATCAGAAAAATCGCCTTTTCCAGTGGTCATGGGCCAGGTGCTTGTTATTTTAGTGAGTGAAAAATTAGCAAAGGATGTCGGCATGATCGATTTAATGAATTACATTTATCGTGATCCTATCATTGGTTCACGCCAAGTGTTTGCGATTGTAGGCGGAGAAGTTGAAGACTTGTTATATACAAAAATGAATCAAACGAACTTAAATATAGGTGTGTATCTCTCTGATCTGTTATCTCAAAATATGAGAAATGGCAATCAACCTGTCACCAATCAACATATTTTTATGAATCAGATGCTAGCAAAAGGTGTCGATGCTTACCTTCCTTACATCAAGAAAACAAGCAATACCATCAAAGTCACAGGAGTCGCCCTGTTTGATAATGAAAAAATGGTGGGGCATATCCCTGGAGAAGATGCGTTTACATTTAAAGCGATGATTGAAAATCATCAAAATGGCATCTATGAGTTTCAAATGGCTGATCATGATAAGACCCATGTCGTCATTGAAAATATCAAATCACATGTGTCCTATCAGATCAAACCAACGAATAATTTAACAAAAAAGCCTCATATCACGATTGATATTAAACTGAAAGGCGAATTAAAAGAATTCATGAAGTCCAAAAAAATTGATAAACCGAATATATTGGACCAAGTCGAAAAAGAAGTAGAAAAACGTGTCGCTCAGCAAGGACAAGAACTAGTTCAGTCCTTTAAAAAGCAACCTATTGATCCGCTTGGGCTAGGTTTAAGGTATCGATCAAAAGACAAAGCCATGACACCAGAAAAATGGCAGAAAATCTATCCTGATGCGGATATACAAATTAAATGCCATATGAATATTGTGCAAACTGGTGTCAGTCAATAA
- a CDS encoding GerAB/ArcD/ProY family transporter — protein MSSSSVKEKFQVSPFFVFFLINANQVGVSILNFQTNLVRSINNDGWIAIVISGISVNVMIFLMYLMFKKAPSDEFGEITQYVFGKWIGQLFNILYILYFASLTLTVLIHYMDVIHVWLFKEISGLLFASVLLLLLYYIHTGGFRTIAGWAFFSIVLTYWMTFICFYVMKYSHIRFMFPMFDHTFSQLLVGVKDASLSMFGFGTLLVYYPFIKQAQTSQKYAHMGVLFTTCLNLLTFLVSIAYYSSAQLKLTKWPTLTLTSIVKLPFIQRFEFIEVSLWLFLIVPNMAIPLWAASRMAKQVFHTSQRITFIGLSILILIMFSLFVGATSFETFNQWVEYTGFFLVYGFIICIVIGLLLKKRWVKKRA, from the coding sequence ATGAGTTCTTCTTCTGTAAAAGAGAAATTTCAAGTTTCCCCTTTTTTCGTGTTTTTTCTCATTAATGCTAATCAAGTAGGTGTCAGCATTCTAAACTTTCAAACAAACCTTGTTCGTTCTATAAATAATGATGGATGGATCGCCATTGTGATTTCTGGCATCAGTGTCAATGTCATGATCTTTCTTATGTACTTGATGTTCAAAAAGGCCCCTTCGGATGAATTTGGTGAAATCACGCAATACGTATTTGGCAAGTGGATTGGTCAATTATTCAACATCCTCTATATTTTATATTTTGCTTCTTTGACATTGACCGTTCTCATCCATTATATGGACGTAATTCATGTATGGTTGTTTAAAGAAATTTCTGGTCTATTGTTTGCGTCTGTACTATTGCTGCTTCTGTATTACATCCATACGGGCGGCTTTAGAACCATAGCTGGATGGGCATTTTTTAGCATCGTACTCACGTACTGGATGACGTTTATTTGTTTTTATGTCATGAAGTATAGTCACATTCGCTTCATGTTCCCCATGTTTGATCATACATTTTCACAGCTTCTAGTCGGAGTGAAAGATGCGTCCTTATCCATGTTTGGTTTTGGCACGCTGCTTGTCTATTATCCCTTTATTAAACAAGCGCAGACGTCTCAAAAATATGCTCACATGGGGGTATTATTCACGACATGCTTAAACTTACTCACTTTTCTTGTCTCCATTGCGTATTACTCAAGTGCACAGCTTAAATTAACAAAATGGCCGACGCTAACGTTAACAAGCATTGTGAAGCTGCCATTTATCCAGCGCTTTGAATTTATTGAAGTGTCTCTCTGGCTATTTTTAATCGTTCCAAATATGGCAATTCCACTATGGGCTGCGAGCCGAATGGCGAAACAGGTGTTTCATACGAGTCAGCGCATTACGTTCATCGGGCTCAGCATCCTCATTCTGATCATGTTTTCGTTATTTGTCGGCGCCACCTCGTTTGAAACTTTTAACCAATGGGTGGAATATACTGGTTTCTTTCTTGTCTATGGATTCATTATTTGTATAGTTATTGGGCTGTTGCTGAAAAAAAGGTGGGTGAAAAAACGAGCATGA